A region of Candidatus Polarisedimenticolia bacterium DNA encodes the following proteins:
- a CDS encoding iron ABC transporter permease has protein sequence MKPSRLTPGRLFRVVLLLALLLAAAMLGALAIGAVRPGAAALLAALVGRSSDTQLAAILWQIRLPRILLAALAGASLACAGASFQAVLRNPLADPYILGISGGAALGAILAVTSGAESRLPGWPVRPLAAFAGACATVAAIFVLSRSRGRVASTPMLLIGWIFNSLFLALILFLESVVDFSRVHGVIFWLVGTLSPQSYAVLATLALLTGTGFLVLLTQARRMDLICAGEETARQLGADVERAKIITLTAASLITASVVSFSGLIGFVGLIVPHAARFLFGPDHRLLLPASALLGAAGLVVADTLARTMLAPTELPVGVLTVLLGGPAFIFLYRRRQAETPFD, from the coding sequence GTGAAACCCTCCCGACTCACTCCCGGCCGGCTGTTCCGCGTCGTCCTCCTCCTGGCGCTGCTGCTCGCCGCCGCGATGCTCGGGGCGCTGGCGATCGGCGCCGTGCGACCCGGGGCGGCGGCGCTTCTCGCGGCGCTCGTCGGACGCTCCTCTGACACCCAGCTCGCCGCCATTCTCTGGCAGATCCGCCTCCCGCGGATTCTCCTCGCGGCGCTGGCCGGAGCCTCCCTGGCGTGCGCCGGCGCCTCTTTCCAGGCGGTTCTCCGCAATCCCCTGGCGGATCCCTACATCCTGGGAATCTCCGGGGGCGCCGCGCTCGGAGCGATCCTCGCGGTAACCTCAGGCGCCGAGAGCCGGCTGCCCGGCTGGCCCGTCCGTCCCCTCGCGGCGTTCGCCGGCGCCTGCGCCACCGTCGCGGCCATCTTCGTTCTGTCGCGCTCGCGAGGCCGCGTCGCCTCCACGCCGATGCTCCTCATCGGGTGGATCTTCAATTCCCTGTTCCTGGCCCTGATCCTGTTTCTCGAGAGCGTCGTCGATTTCTCGCGGGTGCACGGGGTGATTTTCTGGCTCGTCGGCACGCTCTCGCCGCAGTCCTACGCGGTCCTGGCGACTCTGGCGCTGCTGACGGGCACCGGCTTCCTCGTCCTGCTCACCCAGGCCAGGAGGATGGACCTGATCTGCGCGGGAGAAGAGACGGCCCGCCAGCTCGGAGCCGACGTGGAGCGCGCCAAGATCATCACGCTCACGGCCGCCTCCCTGATCACGGCCTCGGTCGTCTCGTTCAGCGGATTGATCGGATTCGTCGGCCTCATCGTGCCGCACGCCGCGCGCTTCCTGTTCGGGCCCGACCATCGCCTTTTGCTGCCTGCCTCCGCGCTCCTGGGGGCCGCAGGACTGGTCGTCGCCGACACGCTCGCGCGCACGATGCTCGCCCCCACGGAGCTGCCCGTCGGCGTCCTGACCGTCCTGCTCGGGGGCCCCGCCTTCATCTTTCTCTACCGGCGCCGCCAGGCGGAGACTCCCTTTGACTGA
- the ubiE gene encoding bifunctional demethylmenaquinone methyltransferase/2-methoxy-6-polyprenyl-1,4-benzoquinol methylase UbiE, with the protein MSSASRQAAPENRYVATGEERPVKVRALFSRIARRYDLINDLMSWGMHRRWKRRLVERARPLPGEKALDLCCGTGDVARALAKSPAAGGKLPVIGLDFTEEMLAIARRITSGSLPVRFEKGDALDLPFADGEFQIVTVAYGLRNLADLDRGLREARRVLAPGGRLASLEFGRPRHPVLSALYFGYLRAALPLFGVLFFGDPHTYAYIFATVSRFPGQRELAGRMRDAGFDEVEVDEVMGGVMGICVARKPLPGGDSTRGRP; encoded by the coding sequence GTGAGCTCAGCGTCGCGCCAGGCCGCGCCGGAGAACCGCTATGTCGCGACCGGAGAAGAGCGGCCGGTCAAGGTCCGCGCGCTCTTCTCGCGCATCGCGCGCCGCTACGACCTGATCAACGATCTGATGAGCTGGGGAATGCACCGGCGATGGAAGCGCCGGCTGGTGGAGCGGGCCCGGCCCCTCCCGGGAGAGAAGGCGCTGGATCTTTGCTGCGGGACCGGAGACGTGGCGCGCGCCCTGGCGAAATCGCCCGCGGCCGGGGGGAAGCTGCCGGTGATCGGGCTCGACTTCACGGAGGAGATGCTGGCGATCGCGCGCCGGATCACTTCGGGGTCCCTGCCGGTGCGGTTCGAGAAGGGGGACGCCCTCGATCTCCCCTTCGCCGACGGGGAGTTTCAGATCGTCACCGTCGCCTACGGGCTGCGGAATCTCGCCGATCTCGACCGCGGGCTCCGGGAGGCGCGCCGCGTCCTGGCCCCGGGCGGCCGGTTGGCGAGCCTGGAGTTCGGCAGGCCCCGCCATCCCGTGCTGAGCGCTCTTTATTTCGGCTATCTGCGGGCCGCGCTACCCCTGTTCGGCGTTCTCTTCTTCGGCGATCCGCACACTTACGCGTACATCTTCGCCACGGTGAGCCGTTTCCCGGGGCAGCGGGAGCTCGCCGGCCGGATGCGCGACGCCGGTTTCGACGAGGTCGAGGTCGATGAAGTGATGGGAGGGGTGATGGGGATCTGTGTGGCGAGGAAGCCGCTGCCGGGCGGCGATTCGACGCGAGGCCGACCTTGA
- a CDS encoding ABC transporter ATP-binding protein: MTDILAAERLSFAYPGRFRFSELSLALPEGAVAAVIGPNGSGKTTLLRLLTGVLRPESGRILLQGADLSRLSARERAKVLAVVPQESRLVFDFTVLETVLMGRFAHVGLLGMESREDVDIAERCLAEVGLEGAASRSLGELSSGERQRVTIARALAQQPGVLLLDEPTSFLDLKHRLQIYEILVRLNRATGLTVLTISHDVNLAARYCRILWLLREGAVIASGTPREVITEAGIRTLYGTDAEIQTDPRTGAPYVIPYPPVPQGGAR, translated from the coding sequence TTGACTGACATCCTCGCCGCCGAGCGCCTCAGCTTCGCCTATCCAGGACGCTTTCGCTTCAGCGAGCTGTCGCTCGCGCTTCCCGAGGGAGCCGTCGCGGCGGTGATCGGCCCCAACGGTTCGGGGAAGACGACGCTGCTCCGGCTCCTCACGGGCGTGCTGCGCCCGGAGTCGGGCAGGATTCTCCTCCAAGGCGCGGACCTGAGCCGACTCTCGGCTCGAGAGCGGGCCAAGGTCCTCGCGGTGGTCCCCCAGGAATCGCGCCTCGTCTTCGACTTCACCGTCCTCGAGACGGTCTTGATGGGGCGGTTCGCGCATGTGGGCCTCCTGGGAATGGAGAGCCGCGAGGACGTCGACATCGCCGAGCGCTGCCTGGCCGAGGTGGGGCTCGAAGGGGCCGCTTCGCGATCGCTCGGCGAGCTGAGCAGCGGCGAGCGCCAGAGAGTCACGATCGCCCGGGCGCTCGCCCAGCAGCCCGGCGTGCTGCTGCTGGACGAGCCGACCAGCTTTCTGGACCTGAAGCACCGCCTCCAGATCTACGAGATCCTCGTCCGTCTCAATCGCGCCACCGGCCTGACCGTCCTGACCATCTCCCACGACGTGAACCTGGCGGCGCGCTATTGCCGGATCCTATGGCTGCTGCGCGAAGGCGCCGTGATCGCTTCCGGAACTCCGCGAGAGGTCATCACCGAAGCCGGAATCCGAACGCTCTACGGCACCGACGCGGAGATCCAGACCGATCCGCGCACCGGCGCTCCCTACGTCATCCCCTACCCCCCGGTCCCCCAAGGAGGTGCCCGATGA
- a CDS encoding TldD/PmbA family protein, translating into MRDPLASLVSDDLLAQAIGAVPARPGVEWAELFLERCETRRVEWGPSGGPRLVPGMREGFAVRRVGPAEQTHHSEEGLDPERILAACRRLEAGAPGVPAAGSRERRLAPDPAEGGALRERDGTALAATLETLARRLTGRLGPALSFELSLETRRRWIRVALAGAAPRSDVQERAVLTCRLALPGGGIVLGAGAVDLERLLARHPEEEIGREAGRSIEARDAREAPAGEATVVLAPGTGGVFFHEACGHALEADLVLNHASPFRNLLGEKVAADFVGAMDDSTQPGLEGGYACDDEGSPCRGTVLIARGRLKAFLADRITGARLGGGTTANGRRESFRDLPLPRMSNTFLMAGTDDPDAIVRETPRGLYVRRLSGGSVDAASGDFLFRAEGGSLIENGRLTAPLRPFTIAGNGVSALRGIDRVGGDLRFGTGAGSCGKEGQKIPVAVGQPTLRLRSLAVRPG; encoded by the coding sequence ATGCGCGATCCTCTCGCCTCGCTCGTTTCCGACGATCTCCTGGCCCAGGCGATCGGCGCCGTTCCCGCGCGGCCCGGCGTCGAGTGGGCGGAGCTGTTTCTCGAACGCTGCGAGACGCGGCGCGTCGAATGGGGGCCGTCGGGAGGCCCGCGCCTCGTTCCCGGGATGCGCGAGGGGTTCGCGGTGCGCCGGGTGGGACCCGCCGAGCAGACGCACCATTCGGAGGAAGGCCTCGATCCCGAACGGATTCTCGCAGCCTGCCGCCGCCTCGAGGCGGGAGCCCCCGGCGTCCCGGCGGCGGGGAGCCGGGAGCGGCGATTGGCTCCCGATCCGGCCGAAGGCGGCGCGCTCCGGGAACGGGACGGAACGGCGCTCGCTGCTACGCTCGAAACGCTCGCGCGGCGACTCACCGGGCGGCTCGGGCCCGCGCTCTCCTTCGAGTTGTCGCTGGAGACGCGGCGGCGCTGGATCCGCGTGGCCCTCGCCGGCGCGGCGCCGCGCTCCGATGTGCAGGAGCGCGCCGTCCTCACCTGCCGCCTGGCACTGCCCGGCGGCGGGATCGTCCTGGGCGCGGGCGCCGTCGATCTCGAGCGGCTGCTGGCGCGCCATCCGGAGGAGGAGATCGGCCGCGAGGCCGGGCGCTCGATCGAAGCGCGGGACGCCCGGGAGGCTCCCGCCGGCGAAGCCACGGTCGTGCTGGCTCCGGGGACCGGCGGCGTCTTCTTTCACGAAGCCTGCGGGCACGCCCTGGAAGCGGACCTCGTCCTGAATCACGCCTCTCCCTTCCGGAATCTGCTGGGCGAGAAAGTGGCGGCCGATTTCGTCGGGGCCATGGACGACTCGACGCAGCCGGGGCTCGAAGGCGGATACGCCTGCGACGACGAGGGATCGCCTTGTCGCGGCACGGTCTTGATCGCGCGCGGCCGATTGAAGGCATTCCTGGCCGACCGGATCACCGGCGCCCGGCTCGGGGGCGGCACGACCGCGAACGGCCGGCGCGAATCGTTTCGGGATCTCCCGCTCCCCCGAATGTCCAACACCTTTCTCATGGCCGGCACGGACGACCCGGACGCCATCGTCCGGGAGACGCCGCGCGGCCTCTACGTCCGCCGCCTTTCGGGAGGAAGCGTCGATGCCGCCTCCGGCGACTTTCTCTTCCGCGCCGAAGGGGGGAGCCTCATCGAAAATGGAAGGTTGACGGCGCCGCTGCGCCCCTTCACGATCGCCGGAAACGGCGTGTCGGCGCTGCGCGGCATCGATCGCGTGGGCGGAGATCTCCGTTTCGGAACGGGTGCGGGCTCGTGCGGGAAGGAAGGACAGAAGATTCCGGTCGCCGTGGGGCAACCGACGCTGCGCCTGCGATCGCTCGCCGTCCGCCCCGGCTGA
- a CDS encoding TonB-dependent receptor → MKRILAIFGVIVLALAAAPGEAAGASSSPSDGKQAGSEGAAAGESPSSPDEETRSSASARRDPSQPADTGLVEKVRVTATRLPGAPEEASRIPAHVTVYTRQEIQASGAATLQDFLALRSDFVVFDEVGNGLESTADLRGFNTGSLATAALVVVDGVRVNEPDTGYVNFELIPLFDVERVEVIRGSSSALFGEGGLGGVINVVTRSGGDAARLEAALSGGSFSSKTAAVSSGGRRGRLSYHAGLGYLGSDGFRDNSGTRASSFAGKAEWQLTANQSLGVDLTAETNHLDQPGALTAAELRQNRKQSPFNKNDFSATDLYLPGLRYRLLRPGGFSLTSRLSFRDSAEDGFNGGRSGLGSQSEVDRMGLAWTIQAAQEKSFGARSNQAVLGAEIARDRFDTGQIRTDSEGNPLPESDFSHSVSHADSTRRFLGLFLQDTFQFGPKVSVTGGVRLDRIRLASSGRQASYDFSAAPPVLTEGETGGDRDFSQVSPRLGVNFNPGEKTALYAGYSRGFRAPTVIELFAFPIFFSNPDLDPVHSDDFEAGWSRRVGESSTLSLNGFWIDVQDEIFFVLTDPSQFLGINLNLPRTRRRGAVFTAGTRLGEHFLGELGATYTDAAFRTSFDDANIGSRVEKGDRLPQIPRLKYSARLDVMLGGGWKAGLQDIYVERQVLTSDLGNDAPQLPPYNVLNARISYARGKWEGFFQADNVLDRLYSTRGIYAFNFSSFSFDQFYTPAPGRHFLAGATFRY, encoded by the coding sequence ATGAAGCGAATCCTGGCGATTTTCGGCGTGATCGTTCTGGCGCTCGCCGCAGCCCCCGGCGAGGCCGCCGGCGCCTCATCCTCACCCTCGGACGGCAAGCAGGCCGGATCCGAAGGCGCCGCCGCCGGCGAATCTCCGTCTTCGCCGGACGAGGAGACGCGTTCTTCCGCCAGCGCGCGCCGCGACCCGTCGCAGCCCGCCGACACCGGTCTCGTCGAGAAGGTGCGGGTCACCGCGACGCGCCTCCCCGGCGCTCCGGAGGAAGCCTCCCGGATCCCGGCGCACGTGACCGTCTACACGCGCCAGGAGATCCAGGCTTCCGGAGCGGCGACGCTCCAGGATTTCCTCGCCCTGCGCAGCGATTTCGTGGTGTTCGACGAGGTGGGCAACGGCCTGGAATCGACCGCCGACCTGCGCGGGTTCAACACGGGATCCCTGGCCACCGCCGCGCTGGTGGTCGTGGACGGCGTGCGCGTCAACGAGCCCGACACCGGTTACGTCAACTTCGAGCTGATTCCGCTCTTCGACGTGGAGCGCGTGGAAGTGATCCGCGGCAGCAGCTCGGCCCTGTTCGGGGAGGGAGGCCTCGGAGGGGTCATCAACGTCGTGACCCGGAGCGGCGGTGACGCCGCGCGCCTGGAAGCCGCCCTCTCCGGCGGGAGCTTCTCCTCGAAAACCGCCGCGGTCTCCTCCGGCGGCCGCCGGGGCAGGCTCTCGTACCACGCCGGGCTGGGGTACCTCGGCTCGGACGGTTTCCGCGACAACTCGGGCACCCGGGCTTCGTCGTTCGCAGGGAAGGCGGAGTGGCAGCTCACCGCGAATCAAAGCCTCGGCGTCGACCTGACGGCGGAAACGAATCATCTCGACCAGCCCGGCGCGCTGACCGCCGCGGAGCTGCGGCAGAATCGCAAGCAGAGCCCCTTCAACAAGAACGATTTCAGCGCGACCGATCTCTACCTTCCGGGCCTTCGCTACCGGCTTCTGCGCCCGGGCGGCTTCTCCCTGACTTCCCGGCTTTCCTTCCGCGACAGCGCGGAAGACGGGTTCAACGGGGGAAGGAGCGGACTGGGCTCGCAATCGGAGGTCGACCGGATGGGCCTGGCCTGGACGATCCAGGCGGCGCAGGAGAAATCTTTCGGGGCGAGATCGAACCAGGCGGTTCTGGGGGCCGAGATCGCGCGGGATCGCTTCGACACCGGACAGATCCGCACCGATTCCGAAGGGAATCCTCTTCCCGAGAGCGACTTCTCGCACTCCGTGTCGCACGCTGATTCGACCCGGCGCTTCCTCGGGCTCTTCCTGCAAGACACCTTCCAGTTCGGCCCGAAGGTCTCGGTGACCGGCGGGGTGCGCCTCGATCGCATCCGCCTGGCGAGCAGCGGGCGCCAGGCCTCCTACGATTTCTCCGCGGCCCCTCCGGTCCTCACCGAAGGCGAGACGGGCGGAGACCGCGACTTCTCGCAGGTTTCCCCCCGGCTCGGAGTCAACTTCAACCCGGGGGAGAAGACCGCGCTCTACGCCGGATACTCGCGCGGTTTTCGGGCGCCCACCGTCATCGAGCTGTTCGCCTTTCCGATTTTCTTCTCCAACCCCGATCTCGATCCGGTGCATTCCGACGACTTCGAGGCGGGCTGGAGCCGGCGGGTGGGAGAAAGCTCGACCTTGTCGCTGAATGGATTCTGGATCGACGTGCAGGATGAGATCTTCTTCGTCCTCACCGACCCCTCCCAGTTCCTCGGGATCAACCTGAACCTGCCGCGCACGCGGCGCCGGGGGGCGGTTTTCACCGCCGGAACACGGCTGGGCGAGCATTTCCTCGGGGAGCTCGGGGCGACTTACACCGACGCGGCTTTCCGCACCTCCTTCGACGACGCCAACATCGGCAGCCGCGTCGAGAAGGGGGATCGTCTCCCGCAGATTCCGCGTCTGAAGTATTCGGCCCGTCTCGACGTCATGCTGGGCGGGGGATGGAAGGCCGGTCTCCAGGACATCTACGTGGAGCGGCAGGTCCTCACCTCCGATCTGGGGAACGACGCTCCGCAACTGCCGCCCTACAACGTGCTGAACGCCCGGATCTCCTACGCGCGGGGCAAGTGGGAGGGCTTCTTCCAGGCCGACAACGTCCTCGATCGCCTGTACAGCACCCGGGGGATCTACGCCTTCAATTTTTCCTCTTTCTCCTTCGATCAGTTCTACACGCCCGCGCCGGGGCGGCATTTCCTCGCGGGGGCCACGTTCCGATATTGA
- a CDS encoding aldo/keto reductase: MSGASPDATRAFAGGAGERGFSRDAYRGLGRTGLMVSAVGFGAYRVDSEALEHREALRQALRGGCNLIDTSTNYTDGASETGIGEVLGEMIAGGEISRPATVVVSKIGYVQGKNMDLAREREQAGDPFPEMLKISEGCWHCIHPRFLADQLGRSLRRLGLERLDACLLHNPEYFLEHPPAGTGTGGLEELRRIFYSRVRSAFTHFEKEVRDGRIAWYGVSSNSFGAPPGEPGATSLGRMLEEARAAAAEAGLPPEKHHFAVAQLPMNLYERDPLTVRKEGPAGDESTLGFAERSAVGLLVNRPLNAFAAGELIRLSDFPTEPPELPIPEALEGVAKLEEEFARRIAGGLRLPPGSPRPADLFPWGRQLAAAAGRLGGYEHWEAVEERQIHPRVYYSISLLRSTLPPEDAGEFQSWLERYVPELRKLLGALRADCAALSRRRSAQIAARLDPGLPAALRSESLSRKALHAVASLAGVTSVLNGMRRPLYVRDSMEILKWPRLPQAAALFAES, from the coding sequence TTGAGCGGCGCTTCTCCCGATGCCACGCGGGCTTTCGCCGGAGGCGCGGGCGAGCGGGGATTCTCCCGGGACGCCTACCGCGGGCTCGGCCGGACGGGCCTGATGGTCTCGGCGGTCGGTTTCGGGGCGTACCGGGTCGACAGCGAGGCGCTGGAGCACCGCGAAGCGCTCCGGCAGGCCCTTCGAGGCGGCTGCAATCTGATCGACACCTCCACGAATTACACCGACGGAGCCAGTGAGACGGGCATCGGCGAAGTCCTCGGCGAGATGATTGCCGGCGGCGAAATCTCCCGCCCAGCCACGGTCGTCGTCTCCAAGATCGGCTACGTCCAGGGCAAGAACATGGACCTGGCCCGCGAGCGCGAGCAGGCGGGCGATCCCTTTCCCGAGATGCTCAAGATCTCGGAAGGGTGCTGGCATTGCATCCATCCCCGCTTCCTGGCGGATCAGCTCGGCCGCTCTCTGCGGCGTCTGGGCCTCGAGCGGCTCGACGCCTGCCTGCTCCACAATCCGGAATATTTCCTCGAGCACCCTCCCGCCGGAACCGGGACGGGAGGCCTGGAGGAGCTCCGCCGAATCTTCTACTCGCGGGTGCGCTCCGCCTTCACCCACTTCGAGAAGGAGGTCAGGGACGGCCGGATTGCCTGGTATGGCGTCTCGTCGAACAGCTTCGGAGCCCCGCCGGGCGAGCCGGGAGCGACGTCGCTCGGGCGGATGCTCGAGGAAGCCCGGGCCGCCGCCGCGGAAGCCGGACTGCCGCCCGAGAAGCACCATTTCGCGGTGGCGCAGCTTCCGATGAATCTCTACGAGCGCGATCCTCTGACCGTGAGGAAGGAGGGGCCGGCGGGAGACGAATCGACCCTGGGCTTCGCGGAGCGCAGCGCCGTCGGGCTGCTCGTCAACCGTCCTTTGAACGCCTTCGCCGCCGGGGAGTTGATTCGCCTTTCCGATTTTCCGACCGAGCCGCCGGAGCTTCCCATCCCCGAGGCCCTGGAAGGGGTCGCGAAGCTCGAAGAGGAGTTCGCGCGCCGGATCGCGGGGGGCCTGCGGCTTCCCCCCGGCTCCCCGAGGCCCGCGGACCTCTTTCCCTGGGGCCGCCAGCTTGCCGCGGCGGCCGGGCGGCTGGGGGGATACGAGCATTGGGAGGCCGTCGAGGAGCGGCAGATTCACCCCCGCGTCTACTACTCCATCTCCCTGCTCCGCTCGACGCTGCCGCCGGAAGACGCCGGAGAATTCCAGTCGTGGCTGGAGCGGTACGTTCCCGAGCTGCGCAAGCTGCTGGGCGCCCTCCGGGCCGACTGCGCGGCGCTCAGCCGCCGGCGCAGCGCTCAGATTGCCGCGCGCCTCGACCCGGGATTGCCGGCCGCGCTCCGGAGCGAGAGCCTCTCACGCAAGGCCCTTCACGCCGTCGCTTCGCTCGCGGGCGTCACTTCCGTCCTCAACGGCATGCGCCGGCCCCTCTACGTGCGCGACTCGATGGAGATCCTGAAGTGGCCCCGCCTCCCACAGGCCGCCGCGCTCTTCGCGGAAAGCTAG
- a CDS encoding lamin tail domain-containing protein produces the protein MKRSTGKAGRRQRMALLAFFSASFWLPPIALADSLAEVSPNRVALSAGPVDFTYDIRLDAVYPMDRVTLAVPGSFRAPTLTSVMVNGAPASYADQSAGNSLAFLLAAPAAGGSSLRVGFRATPPSSVPSAAAVPSTVDFSGDAIPPALTVQGNADGDASDANSWIVAADIVIDGSLGDWSGVGRFLDQNDDATPEKGDLRSGWFVVGASKTTLYARLDVDACLLSGQTTSFNIQLDTDRDGTYDYRFDLYLRGDGAILQTILYRNGPPDANPDNDAGVPYSGAAATGKVPDNGCDQATEWSIPLADIGNPAVVNLVRFESHPSGPGLEVADWFPDYGVIQADIQAGTFTRTGPLLNEVFASPAPGAQWVEITNTADTGLSLAGYVLTDRDGGANSSIALPAVTLPPAAFLVVHLAAGTNDLDFSDGVAHFYSGNPFPAYEAEDEVALYASSTQNAATLADLVAWDDDTLRSADFGSDVADAVAAGLWISGSAVDTSSIAAAQSLGRSGDALRIGAPSDWETSGGRDASDPSPGRPNAGGVVLNEVLMSPAAGTAAGLELYDAGSGSVDVSGWMVGDEDTGSPLLVIPQVGGADLILPSHARVWIALGPGIDTSASLFAPLADPAALDRAGDQAALYFRNQHSASRIVDFVVWDVSGSHSSDWLGDDDLAQAAGIWNVAGADDFVNVLSLPAGHSILRTTEGVDTNRSQDWRFSLGSSSGERDGDQDGLVDSRDNCPDSYNPAQGDLDGDGMGDACDPDQDGDGWNDGLDCAAHNAAAWSVPAAPQNLRFTSASDFTANAVPQATAYQAYRGSRGVTGAFAYNHTCFATSVTGASFSDAAPPALGTLTYYLMSAKDGCGESDLGASSTGALRPNAAACP, from the coding sequence ATGAAGCGCAGCACAGGCAAGGCGGGTCGGCGGCAGCGAATGGCCCTCCTCGCTTTCTTCTCGGCGAGCTTCTGGCTCCCTCCGATAGCCCTCGCCGACTCGCTCGCCGAGGTCTCTCCCAACCGCGTGGCTCTCTCGGCCGGTCCCGTCGATTTCACCTACGACATCCGGCTCGATGCCGTCTATCCGATGGATCGAGTCACCCTCGCCGTTCCGGGGAGCTTTCGCGCGCCCACCCTGACTTCGGTGATGGTGAACGGCGCTCCGGCCTCTTACGCCGATCAGAGCGCGGGTAACAGTCTCGCGTTTCTCCTGGCCGCGCCCGCCGCGGGCGGCTCGAGCCTGCGGGTGGGCTTCCGGGCCACGCCTCCCTCGTCCGTTCCGTCGGCCGCCGCCGTCCCTTCGACGGTGGATTTCAGCGGCGATGCGATTCCCCCGGCCCTGACGGTCCAGGGGAATGCCGACGGCGACGCCTCCGATGCGAACTCCTGGATAGTGGCCGCCGACATCGTCATCGACGGCTCGCTTGGCGACTGGAGCGGCGTGGGCCGGTTCCTCGACCAGAACGACGACGCGACCCCGGAAAAGGGGGACCTGCGCTCGGGCTGGTTCGTCGTGGGCGCCTCCAAGACGACGCTCTACGCCCGCCTCGACGTCGATGCCTGCCTCCTCAGCGGCCAGACGACGTCGTTCAACATCCAGCTCGACACCGATCGGGACGGAACCTACGACTACCGGTTCGACCTCTACCTCCGCGGAGACGGCGCGATTCTTCAGACGATCCTTTATCGCAACGGCCCGCCGGACGCGAACCCGGACAATGATGCGGGCGTCCCCTACAGCGGCGCGGCCGCCACGGGCAAAGTGCCCGACAACGGCTGCGATCAGGCTACCGAATGGAGCATCCCTCTCGCCGACATCGGAAATCCCGCGGTCGTGAACCTGGTCCGCTTCGAGTCCCATCCTTCCGGGCCCGGGCTGGAGGTGGCCGACTGGTTCCCCGATTACGGCGTCATCCAGGCGGACATTCAGGCCGGGACCTTCACTCGGACGGGTCCGCTGCTCAATGAAGTGTTCGCTTCTCCCGCGCCGGGCGCCCAGTGGGTCGAGATCACCAATACCGCCGACACCGGACTGTCTCTGGCCGGCTACGTGCTCACCGACCGGGACGGCGGCGCCAACAGCAGCATCGCTCTGCCCGCCGTGACGCTTCCTCCCGCGGCGTTCCTGGTGGTGCACCTCGCGGCGGGGACGAACGATCTGGACTTCAGCGACGGCGTCGCCCATTTCTACAGCGGCAACCCGTTTCCAGCGTACGAAGCCGAGGACGAGGTCGCTCTCTACGCCTCGTCGACCCAGAACGCCGCGACGCTGGCCGATCTGGTGGCGTGGGACGACGACACGCTGCGCAGCGCCGATTTCGGAAGCGACGTGGCGGATGCGGTGGCGGCCGGACTCTGGATCTCGGGGAGCGCCGTCGACACTTCGTCGATAGCCGCAGCGCAATCCCTGGGGCGAAGCGGCGATGCGCTACGCATCGGCGCGCCCTCGGACTGGGAGACTTCCGGCGGGCGTGACGCCTCCGATCCGAGCCCGGGACGGCCCAACGCGGGAGGCGTCGTCCTCAACGAGGTGCTGATGTCGCCCGCCGCCGGGACCGCCGCCGGTCTCGAGCTCTACGACGCCGGCAGCGGCTCGGTGGACGTAAGCGGCTGGATGGTGGGCGACGAAGACACCGGCTCGCCCCTGTTGGTGATTCCGCAAGTGGGGGGAGCCGATCTGATTCTCCCGTCCCACGCCCGGGTCTGGATCGCGCTCGGACCCGGAATCGACACTTCCGCCTCGCTCTTCGCGCCTCTCGCCGACCCCGCGGCGCTCGATCGCGCGGGAGATCAGGCCGCGCTCTATTTCCGCAACCAGCATTCGGCCTCGCGCATCGTCGATTTCGTGGTGTGGGACGTGTCGGGGTCTCACTCAAGCGACTGGCTCGGGGACGACGACCTGGCGCAAGCGGCGGGGATCTGGAACGTGGCGGGCGCGGACGATTTCGTGAACGTCCTGTCACTTCCCGCGGGGCACTCGATCCTGAGGACGACGGAAGGCGTCGACACCAACCGGTCTCAGGACTGGCGGTTCAGTCTCGGCAGCTCCTCCGGGGAGCGGGACGGGGATCAGGACGGCCTCGTCGATTCCCGGGACAACTGCCCCGACAGCTACAACCCCGCCCAAGGCGACCTGGACGGAGACGGAATGGGCGATGCCTGCGATCCCGATCAGGACGGGGACGGATGGAACGACGGCCTGGATTGCGCCGCGCACAATGCCGCCGCCTGGTCGGTCCCGGCGGCGCCGCAGAACCTGAGGTTCACCAGCGCGTCCGACTTCACCGCCAACGCCGTCCCCCAGGCGACCGCCTACCAGGCCTATCGCGGCAGCCGCGGCGTGACGGGAGCCTTCGCCTACAACCACACCTGTTTCGCGACGAGCGTCACGGGAGCTTCCTTCAGCGACGCCGCCCCGCCCGCGCTGGGGACTCTCACCTACTACCTCATGAGCGCCAAGGATGGCTGCGGAGAGAGCGATTTGGGCGCTTCCAGCACCGGCGCGCTCCGCCCGAATGCCGCGGCGTGCCCCTAA